The following proteins come from a genomic window of Sesamum indicum cultivar Zhongzhi No. 13 linkage group LG10, S_indicum_v1.0, whole genome shotgun sequence:
- the LOC105172635 gene encoding dynamin-related protein 3A-like, with translation MAEEQSAAAASSDNGTAPAALGHSVIPIVNKLQDIFAQLGSQSTIELPQVAVVGSQSSGKSSVLEALVGRDFLPRGNDICTRRPLVLQLVQMKRKADGTDEEWGEFLHLPGKRFFDFNEIRKEIQAETDREAGGNKGVSDKQIRLKIFSPNVLDITLVDLPGLTKVPVGDQPSDIEARIRTMIMSYIKLQSCLILAVTPANSDLANSDALQMAGIADPDGYRTIGVITKLDIMDRGTDARNFLLGKVIPLRLGYVGVVNRSQEDILLNRSIKDALIAEEKFFRSRPVYSDLADRCGVPQLAKKLNQILVQHIKTVLPGLKTRISAALVSVAKEHASYGEITESKAGQGALLLNILSKYSEAFSSMIDGKNEEMSTSELSGGARIHYIFQNIFVKSLEDVDPCEDLTDDDIRTAIQNATGPKSALFVPEVPFEVLVRRQIARLFDPSLQCARFIYDELIKMSHRCMVNELQRFPVLRKRMDEVIGNFLREGLDPSEIMIRHIIEMEMDYINTSHPNFIGGSKAVELALQQTKSARMATPISRQKDGGDSEKALNSERSLKSRAILARQVNGIVPDQGVRPVAEAEKTGVPVNNAGSTWGISSIFGGHDNRTSVKENSTSKPFSEPVQSMEQGISMIHLREPPSVLRPSETHSDQEAIEITVTKLLLRSYYDIVRKNIEDSVPKAIMHFLVNHTKRELHNVFIKKLYRDNLFEEMLQEPDEVAMKRKRTRETLRVLQQAFRTLDELPLEADTVERGYGLGTDTTGLPKIHGLPTSSLYNTSSGSAEAYGASPKNSKSRKSSHSGELHSPYYSDFNGGRSSMLGIYPTIDT, from the exons ATGGCGGAAGAGCAGTCGGCGGCGGCCGCGTCGTCGGACAACGGTACTGCGCCGGCGGCGTTAGGGCACTCGGTGATACCTATAGTCAACAAGCTACAGGACATATTCGCGCAGCTTGGAAGCCAGTCGACGATCGAGTTGCCACAGGTGGCGGTGGTCGGAAGCCAGAGCAGCGGCAAATCCAGTGTGTTGGAGGCGCTCGTTGGGCGCGATTTCTTGCCACGTGGAAATGATATTTGCACGCGTCGCCCGCTCGTGCTTCAGCTCGTGCAGATGAAGAGGAAGGCTGATGGAACAGACGAGGAGTGGGGGGAGTTTTTGCATTTGCCTGGCAAGAGGTTCTTTGATTTCAATGAAATCCGCAAGGAGATTCAG GCTGAAACAGATAGAGAAGCCGGAGGGAACAAAGGTGTTTCAGACAAACAGATTCGTTTGAAGATTTTCTCCCCAAATGTGCTTGATATTACTCTTGTGGATCTGCCTGGTTTGACAAAAGTTCCTGTTGGTGATCAGCCATCTGATATTGAAGCACGGATTAGAACAATGATAATGTCATATATTAAACTTCAAAGTTGCTTGATACTGGCTGTGACACCAGCAAATTCAGATCTGGCAAATTCTGACGCACTTCAAATGGCAGGAATTGCTGACCCTGATG GTTATAGAACTATTGGTGTAATTACTAAG TTAGATATCATGGACAGGGGTACTGATGCTCGCAACTTTCTGCTTGGAAAAGTTATTCCTCTTCGGCTTGGTTATGTAGGTGTTGTGAATCGCAGTCAAGAG GATATTCTATTGAACCGGAGCATCAAGGATGCCCTTATTGCCGAGGAGAAGTTCTTTCGCAGCCGGCCA GTGTATAGCGATCTTGCTGATCGTTGTGGAGTGCCGCAGTTGGCAAAGAAGTTGAACCAG ATTCTGGTACAACATATTAAGACAGTTCTCCCGGGGTTGAAGACGCGTATTAGTGCTGCACTGGTTTCTGTTGCAAAGGAGCATGCTAGTTATGGAGAGATTACTGAATCAAAG GCTGGCCAGGGAGCACTACTACTAAACATTCTTTCAAAATACTCGGAAG CATTCTCCTCAATGATAGACGGAAAGAATGAAGAAATGTCAACATCTGAGCTGTCTGGTGGAGCAAGAATCCATTAcattttccaaaatatattcgtGAAGAGCTTGGAG GATGTAGATCCTTGTGAGGATTTAACTGATGATGACATCCGTACTGCAATTCAAAATGCAACTGGTCCCAAGTCTGCCTTATTTGTGCCAGAA GTTCCATTTGAAGTTCTCGTTAGAAGACAAATAGCTCGTTTATTTGATCCAAGTCTTCAATGTGCTAGATTTATATATGATGAGCTAATAAAG ATGAGCCATCGCTGTATGGTTAATGAGCTGCAACGGTTTCCAGTCCTAAGAAAACGCATGGATGAGGTCATTGGAAATTTTTTGCGGGAAGGTCTAGATCCTTCAGAGATAATGATTAGGCATATTATTGAAATGGAG ATGGATTACATAAACACTTCTCATCCAAATTTTATTGGCGGGAGTAAAGCTGTAGAGCTTGCATTACAACAGACCAAGTCGGCCCGGATGGCCACACCCATTTCAAGGCAGAAG GACGGAGGAGACTCAGAGAAAGCACTAAATTCAGAGAGAAGCCTAAAGTCTCGTGCTATTCTTGCCCGCCAAGTGAATGGTATTGTTCCAGATCAG GGTGTTCGACCTGTTGCGGAAGCTGAGAAAACTGGAGTTCCAG TTAACAATGCTGGTTCGACTTGGGGAATATCTTCAATTTTTGGCGGCCATGATAATCGTACATCTGTAAAAGAGAATTCGACCAGCAAACCATTTAGTGAACCTGTTCAGAGTATGGAGCAGGGCATCTCAATGATTCATCTGAGAGAG CCCCCTAGTGTGTTGAGGCCCTCAGAAACCCACTCAGATCAAGAGGCGATTGAGATTACTGTTACAAAGCTGTTATTAAGGTCATATTATGATATTGTTAGGAAGAACATTGAGGACTCTGTGCCAAAAGCAATTATGCATTTTCTG GTAAACCATACCAAACGAGAGCTCCATAATGTTTTCATCAAAAAGCTTTACAG AGACAACTTGTTTGAAGAAATGCTACAGGAACCAGATGAGGTAGCCATGAAGAGGAAGCGTACGCGCGAGACACTTCGTGTCTTGCAGCAAGCATTCCGA ACTTTGGATGAACTACCACTTGAAGCTGATACAGTTGAGAGGGGCTACGGCTTGGGTACTGATACAACAGGCCTACCAAAGATCCATGGCCTTCCAACCTCATCGTTGTATAACACTAGCAGTGGTTCAGCCGAAGCATATGGTGCTTCGCCCAAAAACTCAAAGTCACGGAAGTCATCGCATTCGGGGGAGCTGCACTCACCATATTATTCAGATTTTAATGGAGGACGTAGTTCTATGCTGGGTATTTATCCAACAATTGATACTTAG
- the LOC105172638 gene encoding coiled-coil-helix-coiled-coil-helix domain-containing protein 10, mitochondrial translates to MPRRSSGGRSARPAARSPPPQPVHHAPPPAPVHSSSGGSMLGSIGSTIAEGMAFGTGSAVAHRAVDAVMGPRTIQHETVVSEAVAAPAPAATNMGDSCSVHSKAFQDCLNSYGTDITKCQFYMDMLAECRRNSGSMMSS, encoded by the exons ATGCCTCGCCGTAGCTCCGGTG GAAGATCTGCTCGTCCTGCAGCCCGTAGCCCGCCACCTCAACCAG TGCACCATGCTCCTCCTCCAGCTCCTGTTCACAGTAGCTCCGGTGGATCCATGCTTGGAAGTATTGGTTCAACCATAGCCGAAG GAATGGCATTTGGTACTGGAAGTGCAGTTGCTCATAGAGCTGTGGATGCTGTTATGGGTCCTCGCACGATCCAACATGAAACAGTTGTCTCTGAAGCTGTTGCTGCACCAGCACCTGCTGCAACCAACATGGGAGATTCTTGCAGTGTGCACTCTAAGGCATTCCAGGAT TGCCTGAATAGCTATGGCACTGACATCACTAAGTGTCAGTTCTACATGGATATGTTAGCTGAATGCAGGAGAAACTCAGGTTCGATGATGAGTTCTTAA
- the LOC105172639 gene encoding gamma-glutamyl peptidase 5-like: MEGRKFAVLLCAEDSDYVMNNYGGYYGVYARMLKEEGETWDEFKVARGEFPADDEVAEYDGFVITGSCSDADSNEIWICKLVVLLRRLDAMKKKILGICFGHQILVRALGGRIGRSTTGWDIGVTKIHLQKSQIFTSLKMPPSLSVIECHRDEVTELPQEAEILGWSNKTRVEMFTYGNHIMGIQGHPEYTKDILLHLIHRLSNNGLIEVSLAKDAKFKLEAVEPDREAWKKLCNCFLKGGL, from the exons ATGGAAGGTCGAAAGTTCGCCGTCCTTCTCTGCGCCGAGGATTCAGACTACGTGATGAATAATTATGGCGGTTACTATGGAGTTTACGCGAGAATGCTGAAGGAAGAGGGGGAAACCTGGGACGAATTCAAGGTGGCGCGAGGTGAATTTCCGGCGGATGATGAGGTAGCCGAATACGACGGTTTCGTCATCACAGGAAGTTGCAGTGACGCCGACAGTAACGAAATTTGGATCTGTAAACTGGTGGTTTTGCTCAGGCGATTGGACGccatgaagaagaagattcTCGGTATTTGCTTTGGTCATCAG ATATTAGTACGAGCTCTAGGCGGGAGGATTGGGCGATCCACCACCGGATGGGATATTGGAGTCACCAAAATTCATTTGCAGAAGTCACAGATTTTTACTTCTCTGAAGATGCCTCCTTCCCTTTCAGTCATTGAGTGCCATAGAGACGAG GTGACAGAGCTTCCCCAAGAGGCAGAAATCCTAGGATGGTCAAACAAGACTAGGGTTGAGATGTTCACATATGGGAACCACATTATGGGCATTCAAGGTCATCCCGAGTACACTAAAGACATTCTTTTGCACCTGATCCACCGTCTTTCCAACAACGGTCTCATTGAG GTATCCCTTGCTAAAGACGCGAAGTTCAAGTTGGAAGCAGTTGAGCCAGATAGAGAGGCATGGAAGAAACTTTGCAACTGCTTTCTAAAAGGAGGATTATAA